The following proteins come from a genomic window of Bacillales bacterium:
- a CDS encoding stage VI sporulation protein F, translated as MPENNDFFNDIEKKTNVSKQQLFELADTAKHSNFTDEASVRRLIAQVAQVAGVSVSKEKEDRLVKAIINNQIPTDLSTLAKMFNQSK; from the coding sequence ATGCCCGAAAACAATGACTTTTTTAACGATATCGAGAAAAAAACGAACGTATCCAAGCAACAATTGTTCGAGTTGGCCGATACGGCGAAACATTCCAATTTCACGGATGAGGCATCGGTTCGCCGATTGATTGCCCAGGTTGCTCAAGTGGCAGGCGTTTCCGTTTCCAAGGAAAAAGAAGACCGCCTCGTCAAAGCAATCATAAACAATCAGATTCCGACGGACCTTTCCACCCTCGCAAAAATGTTTAATCAATCAAAATAG
- a CDS encoding DUF2768 domain-containing protein has translation MSPGLIKMWISFVGIVLFLVAVVLITLSRRKLKGFLKGLTAVIAYCCLIVAAIIVFLIIASGAPDS, from the coding sequence GTGTCACCCGGACTCATAAAAATGTGGATTTCATTTGTTGGGATCGTTTTGTTTCTCGTTGCCGTTGTTTTGATCACGCTCAGCCGAAGAAAATTAAAAGGCTTTTTGAAAGGGTTGACGGCGGTCATTGCTTATTGCTGTTTGATCGTTGCCGCGATCATTGTCTTCTTGATTATTGCAAGCGGCGCCCCCGATTCGTAG
- the spoIVA gene encoding stage IV sporulation protein A, protein MEKVDLFKDIAERTGGDIYLGVVGPVRTGKSTFIKKFMELVVVPNIENESDRARAQDELPQSAAGKQIMTTEPKFIPNNSVAVHVGEGLEVNVRLVDCVGYTVPGAKGYEDENGPRMVNTPWYGEPIPFQEAAEIGTRKVIQEHSTLGVVVTTDGSIGEIPRSDYVESEERVVEELQEVGKPFIMIVNSAHPHHSETEHLREDLAEKYDIPVLAQSVENMTEHDIYNVLREALYEFPVLEVNVNLPSWVMVLNEDHWLRESYEEAVKETVKDIKRLRDVDRVVGQFGDFDFIEQAQLAGIEMGQGIAEIDLYAPDNLYDEILKEVVGVEIRGKDHLLQLMQEFAHAKSEYDQVSDALVMVKQTGYGIAAPALQDMSLDEPEIIRQGSRFGVRLKAVAPSIHMIKVDVESEFAPIIGTEKQSEELVRYLMQDFEQDPLSIWNSDIFGRSLNSIVREGIQAKLSLMPENARYKLKETLERIINEGSGGLIAIIL, encoded by the coding sequence ATGGAAAAAGTCGATCTTTTTAAGGATATCGCCGAGAGAACGGGTGGAGATATCTATTTGGGAGTCGTAGGGCCCGTTCGCACGGGGAAGTCGACGTTCATTAAAAAGTTCATGGAGCTCGTCGTCGTACCGAACATTGAGAATGAATCCGACAGAGCGAGGGCGCAGGACGAGTTGCCGCAGAGTGCCGCGGGCAAGCAAATTATGACGACGGAACCGAAATTTATTCCGAACAATTCGGTGGCCGTACACGTCGGAGAAGGACTGGAAGTGAACGTCCGACTCGTCGATTGTGTCGGCTATACGGTTCCCGGCGCGAAAGGGTACGAGGATGAAAACGGACCGCGCATGGTGAATACACCGTGGTACGGAGAGCCGATTCCGTTTCAGGAAGCGGCGGAAATCGGCACGAGGAAGGTGATTCAGGAGCACTCGACGCTCGGTGTTGTCGTCACTACCGACGGATCGATTGGGGAAATCCCGCGTTCCGATTACGTGGAGTCGGAGGAGCGTGTCGTTGAAGAGCTGCAGGAAGTAGGCAAGCCGTTCATCATGATCGTAAATTCGGCTCATCCGCACCATTCGGAAACCGAACATTTGCGTGAGGATTTGGCGGAAAAATATGACATTCCCGTGCTCGCGCAAAGCGTTGAAAACATGACAGAGCACGACATTTACAACGTGTTGCGTGAAGCGCTTTACGAATTCCCGGTCTTGGAAGTGAACGTCAACCTCCCGAGCTGGGTCATGGTATTGAATGAGGACCATTGGCTGCGCGAAAGCTATGAAGAAGCGGTCAAAGAAACTGTCAAAGACATTAAAAGATTACGGGATGTCGACCGCGTCGTTGGACAGTTCGGAGATTTCGATTTCATCGAACAGGCTCAGCTGGCCGGTATCGAGATGGGGCAAGGGATTGCCGAAATCGATTTGTATGCGCCGGATAATTTATACGACGAAATTTTAAAAGAAGTCGTCGGCGTGGAAATCCGCGGCAAAGATCATTTGCTGCAGCTGATGCAGGAATTCGCGCATGCCAAATCGGAATACGATCAAGTAAGCGACGCATTGGTCATGGTGAAGCAAACCGGATACGGCATTGCCGCGCCGGCTTTGCAAGACATGAGTCTCGATGAACCGGAAATCATTCGGCAAGGTTCTCGTTTCGGGGTGAGATTGAAAGCCGTCGCTCCGTCGATTCACATGATCAAAGTCGACGTAGAGTCGGAATTCGCCCCGATCATCGGAACGGAGAAGCAGAGCGAAGAGCTGGTCCGCTATTTAATGCAAGATTTCGAACAAGACCCGCTGTCGATCTGGAACTCCGACATCTTTGGCCGTTCGTTAAATTCGATTGTCCGTGAAGGCATTCAAGCCAAATTGTCGCTCATGCCGGAAAACGCCCGCTACAAGTTGAAAGAGACACTTGAGCGAATCATTAACGAAGGTTCCGGCGGACTCATCGCGATTATTTTATAG
- a CDS encoding acetate uptake transporter, which yields MANQSGIANPAPLGLAGFGLTTVLLSLVNAGVLSDGAMGMVLALAIVYGGIAQLLAGMWSFRRGDTFAATAFSSYGAFWLSFYLLLHFETTAGVGAYLIFWGLLTFFLWIGTFHLNRALFFVFLTLWITYVLLAIGEWGASNVGQIGGWLGLLCGLTALYTSAAEVLNETAGRDILPLGKPFAK from the coding sequence ATGGCGAACCAATCAGGCATTGCCAATCCGGCTCCGTTAGGATTGGCCGGTTTCGGACTGACGACGGTGCTGTTGAGTCTTGTAAATGCAGGTGTGCTTTCTGATGGAGCGATGGGGATGGTTCTTGCGCTCGCGATCGTTTACGGAGGGATCGCTCAGTTGTTGGCTGGAATGTGGTCGTTCCGGCGCGGAGACACGTTTGCGGCTACTGCTTTCTCTTCCTACGGAGCTTTTTGGCTTTCGTTTTATTTGCTCCTTCACTTCGAGACGACGGCAGGCGTCGGAGCATACTTGATTTTTTGGGGGTTATTGACTTTTTTCTTATGGATCGGCACGTTTCATTTAAATCGGGCGCTTTTTTTCGTTTTCCTGACTTTATGGATTACGTATGTTTTACTTGCTATTGGGGAATGGGGGGCTTCGAACGTCGGCCAAATCGGTGGTTGGCTCGGCCTGTTGTGCGGTTTGACCGCCCTTTACACGTCGGCTGCGGAAGTTCTTAACGAAACGGCTGGACGCGACATCCTTCCGCTCGGAAAACCGTTTGCTAAATAA
- a CDS encoding HU family DNA-binding protein: protein MNKTDLINSVAESAQLSKKDATKAVDSVFETISSSLQQGDKVQLIGFGNFEVRERSARKGRNPQTGEEIQIAASKVPAFKPGKALKDAVK, encoded by the coding sequence ATGAACAAGACGGATTTGATCAATTCTGTTGCTGAAAGTGCACAATTGTCGAAAAAAGACGCTACGAAAGCTGTAGACTCCGTGTTCGAAACGATTTCTAGTTCGCTTCAACAAGGTGACAAGGTCCAATTGATCGGATTTGGCAACTTCGAAGTACGCGAGCGTTCGGCGCGCAAAGGGCGCAACCCGCAAACCGGAGAAGAAATCCAAATCGCTGCGAGCAAAGTTCCGGCCTTTAAGCCAGGAAAGGCCCTAAAAGACGCTGTTAAATAA
- the folE gene encoding GTP cyclohydrolase I FolE: MTTMNQEKIEQAVRMIIEAIGDDPNREGIVDTPKRVARMYEEVFAGMKQDPKQYFATIFGEDHEELVLVKDIPFYSMCEHHLIPFYGVAHVGYIPKGGKVTGLSKLARAVEAVTRRPQLQERITSTIADSMVESLTPHGVIVVVEAEHMCMTMRGVKKPGSKTVTSAVRGVFEKDSASRAEVFSLIKGRS, encoded by the coding sequence ATGACGACAATGAACCAAGAAAAAATTGAACAAGCGGTCCGAATGATCATCGAGGCGATCGGAGACGATCCGAATCGAGAAGGAATCGTCGATACACCGAAACGGGTAGCGCGTATGTACGAGGAAGTGTTCGCCGGCATGAAACAGGACCCGAAACAATATTTCGCCACCATTTTCGGAGAAGACCATGAAGAACTCGTGCTCGTCAAAGATATTCCGTTTTACTCGATGTGCGAGCATCATCTCATTCCTTTTTACGGAGTGGCCCACGTCGGTTACATCCCGAAAGGCGGGAAAGTGACCGGTTTGAGCAAACTGGCGAGAGCCGTCGAAGCGGTTACGCGCCGACCGCAGCTGCAGGAGAGAATCACGTCAACGATCGCCGATTCAATGGTCGAGTCCTTAACGCCCCATGGCGTGATCGTGGTCGTGGAAGCGGAGCATATGTGCATGACGATGCGCGGGGTGAAAAAACCGGGCTCGAAAACGGTAACTTCCGCTGTTCGCGGCGTGTTTGAAAAAGATTCTGCGTCACGCGCGGAAGTATTCAGTTTGATTAAAGGCCGCTCATGA
- the mtrB gene encoding trp RNA-binding attenuation protein MtrB, whose protein sequence is MDSNFHNDFFVIKAEEDGVNVIGLTRGSNTRFHHSEKLDKGEVMIAQFTEHTSAVKVRGKALIQTRHGEMQSDGQS, encoded by the coding sequence ATGGATTCGAATTTTCATAACGATTTTTTCGTGATCAAGGCGGAGGAAGACGGCGTCAATGTGATCGGGTTAACGCGCGGTTCCAACACGCGGTTCCATCATTCCGAAAAACTTGACAAAGGGGAAGTGATGATCGCGCAGTTTACGGAACATACGTCAGCCGTCAAAGTGCGCGGCAAGGCTTTGATCCAGACTCGCCACGGCGAAATGCAAAGCGACGGCCAGTCTTAA
- a CDS encoding heptaprenyl diphosphate synthase component 1: MDDQVVRQKEDRLIRHIREQMHHSFLAKHTELPHLDEEKAIMLYRMFLDTKHSEEHIFTYVTTVMLVQAALDAHDTISVTNKDSETSKTRRQLVILGGDYYSGLYYALLTKMGEIRFIRKLARSIQQVNEHKMFLYNDADLFEQSVDHLRIIETALLKDTADYFHLPLWGDFMEHYFFMRRLMAERRSHLSATPTKVTKSLYDSARFQPFTKLIDPYIVNSIEKVKRLFAIDSTFQRNVDVDFERSFIESAGLQQKLAEEG, encoded by the coding sequence ATGGATGACCAAGTCGTACGACAGAAAGAAGATCGATTGATCCGTCATATTCGCGAACAAATGCACCATTCTTTTTTAGCAAAACATACGGAATTGCCTCATTTGGACGAAGAAAAAGCAATTATGCTATACCGCATGTTTCTTGATACTAAGCATTCCGAAGAGCACATTTTTACTTATGTGACAACGGTTATGCTCGTTCAAGCGGCTCTAGATGCCCACGATACGATTTCCGTTACGAACAAAGACAGCGAAACGTCGAAAACGCGGCGTCAGCTTGTCATTTTGGGCGGGGACTATTACAGCGGGCTTTATTATGCTTTGTTGACAAAAATGGGCGAGATTCGTTTCATAAGAAAATTGGCTCGTTCGATCCAACAAGTGAACGAGCATAAAATGTTTTTGTACAACGACGCGGATCTTTTTGAGCAGTCCGTCGACCATTTGCGAATTATCGAAACGGCGTTGCTCAAAGACACGGCCGACTATTTTCATCTGCCGTTATGGGGAGATTTTATGGAACATTATTTCTTCATGCGCCGCTTGATGGCGGAAAGAAGGTCGCATCTATCGGCAACTCCGACAAAAGTGACGAAATCGTTGTATGACAGCGCACGTTTTCAACCTTTCACGAAGTTGATCGATCCTTACATAGTGAACTCCATCGAGAAAGTCAAACGGTTGTTTGCAATCGATTCAACCTTTCAGCGCAACGTCGACGTCGATTTTGAACGATCGTTCATCGAATCGGCCGGATTGCAGCAAAAGCTTGCGGAAGAAGGATGA
- a CDS encoding demethylmenaquinone methyltransferase, translating to MGKPNEERVHEVFQTISDRYDFMNSIISFQRHKVWRKDAMKRMQIREGDSALDVCCGTADWTIALGETVGSGGRVVGLDFSENMLEVGKRKIHETGLDNLRLVLGDAMNLPFDDNVFDYVTIGFGLRNVPDRMKALREMHRVVRPGGKVVCLETSQPTLFGYRQLFYLYFHYVMPLLGKLFAKSYREYAWLHESASEFPGRQELAEWFEHAGLHKVQVKSYAGGAAALHIGEKPGGKENGIKG from the coding sequence ATGGGCAAGCCGAATGAAGAACGGGTTCATGAAGTGTTTCAAACGATTTCCGATCGCTACGATTTCATGAATTCGATCATTAGCTTTCAACGTCATAAAGTTTGGCGGAAAGACGCAATGAAACGCATGCAAATTCGCGAAGGGGACAGCGCGCTCGACGTTTGCTGCGGAACGGCGGACTGGACGATCGCCCTTGGCGAAACGGTCGGTTCCGGCGGTCGAGTCGTCGGGCTTGATTTCAGCGAAAATATGCTGGAGGTCGGCAAACGGAAAATTCACGAAACCGGACTCGACAACTTGCGTCTTGTTCTCGGAGATGCGATGAATTTACCGTTCGACGACAATGTGTTCGATTACGTGACGATCGGATTTGGATTGCGCAACGTTCCAGATCGAATGAAAGCGCTGCGCGAAATGCATCGCGTCGTCCGGCCGGGCGGGAAAGTCGTTTGCCTCGAGACGTCGCAACCGACGCTGTTCGGTTACCGCCAGCTGTTTTATTTATACTTTCATTATGTCATGCCGCTGCTCGGAAAATTGTTTGCGAAAAGCTATCGAGAATATGCTTGGCTGCACGAATCGGCAAGCGAATTTCCCGGGAGGCAGGAGTTGGCCGAATGGTTTGAGCATGCGGGATTGCATAAGGTTCAAGTTAAATCGTATGCGGGAGGGGCTGCCGCCCTCCATATCGGAGAAAAACCCGGCGGGAAAGAAAACGGAATCAAGGGGTAA
- the hepT gene encoding heptaprenyl diphosphate synthase component II, with protein MKLTELYRDLRSDLSCIEKELESAVNADHPELQKASIHLLKAGGKRIRPVFVLLCGQFGEAPPAEMKKVAVALELIHMASLVHDDVIDDAELRRGRQTIKAKWDNRVAMYTGDFMFSRALEWVASIENPTLHQVLSDAIVEMCLGEIAQIRDLYNWNQTLRNYLRRVRRKTALLIAVSCELGAIAGGCDKRFSKRLRNFGYYVGMSYQMTDDILDFMGTEKQLGKPAGSDLRQGNITLPVLRALKDPQRKEAIIAFLNDEAAGEQTWQQVLRHVKESEGIVFSQQLSARYLQKALNELDGLPDVKAKRSLHEIAGYIGRRKY; from the coding sequence ATGAAACTGACAGAACTTTACCGTGATTTGCGTTCAGATCTTTCGTGTATCGAAAAAGAATTGGAATCCGCCGTGAACGCGGATCATCCGGAATTGCAAAAAGCTTCGATTCATTTATTGAAAGCGGGCGGAAAAAGGATTCGGCCTGTTTTTGTTTTGCTGTGCGGCCAATTCGGCGAAGCACCTCCGGCGGAAATGAAAAAAGTCGCCGTCGCCCTCGAATTGATTCACATGGCTTCGCTCGTCCACGACGACGTCATCGACGACGCCGAATTGCGGCGCGGCCGCCAGACAATCAAAGCCAAATGGGACAACCGCGTGGCGATGTATACGGGCGACTTCATGTTTTCGCGCGCGCTTGAATGGGTGGCTTCGATCGAGAACCCAACATTGCACCAAGTGTTGTCAGATGCGATCGTAGAAATGTGTCTCGGGGAAATCGCGCAAATCCGCGATTTGTATAATTGGAACCAAACTTTACGAAACTATTTGCGCAGAGTGAGGCGAAAGACTGCGTTGTTAATTGCCGTAAGCTGTGAGCTCGGCGCGATCGCCGGCGGATGTGACAAGCGATTTTCGAAAAGGCTGCGCAACTTTGGATACTATGTCGGAATGTCCTACCAAATGACCGACGATATTTTAGATTTCATGGGAACGGAAAAACAACTCGGGAAACCTGCCGGCAGCGACTTGAGACAAGGAAACATTACATTGCCGGTGCTTCGCGCCTTAAAGGATCCGCAAAGAAAAGAAGCGATCATCGCTTTTTTGAACGACGAAGCGGCCGGGGAACAAACGTGGCAGCAAGTGTTGCGTCATGTTAAAGAATCGGAGGGGATCGTTTTCTCGCAACAGTTAAGCGCCCGGTATTTGCAAAAAGCCTTAAACGAGCTCGACGGGTTGCCTGACGTCAAAGCAAAACGATCGCTCCATGAGATTGCCGGATACATCGGCCGCAGGAAATATTAA
- the ndk gene encoding nucleoside-diphosphate kinase — translation MEQTFLMVKPDGVQRNLIGEIVGRFEKKGFQLVGAKLMTISKELAEQHYAEHKERPFFGDLVDFITSSPVFAMVWEGENVIATARNMMGATNPSESAPGTIRGDYAVQVSQNIIHGSDSPASAEREIGLFFNKDELLSYNKTINHWV, via the coding sequence ATGGAACAAACATTTTTAATGGTTAAGCCTGACGGTGTACAACGCAATTTGATCGGTGAAATCGTCGGCCGTTTCGAGAAAAAAGGATTTCAACTCGTCGGCGCAAAATTAATGACGATCTCCAAAGAACTTGCCGAACAACATTACGCGGAACATAAAGAGCGTCCGTTTTTCGGAGATCTCGTCGATTTCATCACATCGTCTCCGGTTTTCGCCATGGTTTGGGAAGGCGAAAACGTGATCGCAACGGCAAGAAACATGATGGGGGCGACAAACCCTTCAGAATCGGCTCCCGGCACGATCCGCGGGGATTACGCGGTTCAAGTGAGCCAGAACATCATTCACGGATCCGATTCGCCTGCATCGGCGGAACGGGAAATTGGCTTGTTTTTTAACAAGGACGAGCTTTTATCGTACAACAAAACCATTAACCATTGGGTGTAA
- a CDS encoding protein-glutamate O-methyltransferase CheR yields MTDDYEQFVQLTKRSFSVDLSKYKEMQMKRRLAALCEQHGFSNFVSFHEAMMRRPELKQIFLDKMTINVSSFFRNLKRWTVLETEVLPRLMKERRRLKIWSAACSTGEEPYTLSILLSQTMRQPQFEIIATDIDEQALAKAKVGTYSERSMAEMPESWKQEFFVQDGAGWRISDSAKANVRFIKHDLFSEPIARDFDLIVCRNVLIYFTNEAKAFLYDRFQDSLTSGGILFVGSTEQIFDPERYGFSAEQTFFYRKR; encoded by the coding sequence ATGACAGACGATTACGAACAATTTGTGCAATTGACGAAACGGTCGTTTTCCGTTGATTTGTCGAAATACAAAGAGATGCAAATGAAAAGAAGGTTGGCGGCGCTGTGTGAACAACACGGGTTTTCGAATTTTGTTTCGTTCCACGAGGCGATGATGAGACGCCCTGAACTCAAGCAAATCTTTCTCGATAAAATGACGATCAATGTTTCGTCTTTTTTTCGAAATCTGAAAAGATGGACGGTTCTGGAAACGGAAGTGCTGCCCCGGCTAATGAAAGAACGCCGCCGTTTGAAAATTTGGAGCGCAGCATGCTCCACGGGCGAAGAACCGTACACGCTTTCAATTTTGCTTTCCCAAACTATGCGGCAGCCGCAGTTCGAAATCATCGCGACTGATATTGATGAACAAGCGTTGGCGAAAGCGAAAGTCGGAACCTACTCGGAACGATCGATGGCGGAAATGCCTGAATCGTGGAAACAGGAATTTTTCGTCCAAGACGGCGCTGGTTGGCGCATTTCCGATTCAGCCAAAGCTAATGTCCGTTTTATCAAGCACGATTTGTTTTCCGAACCGATCGCCCGGGATTTCGATTTGATCGTCTGCCGCAACGTCTTGATTTATTTTACGAATGAAGCGAAAGCCTTTTTGTACGACAGGTTCCAGGATTCGCTTACGTCGGGAGGGATATTGTTCGTAGGAAGCACCGAACAAATCTTCGATCCGGAACGGTACGGATTCAGCGCGGAACAAACGTTTTTTTACAGAAAAAGATAA
- the aroC gene encoding chorismate synthase — MRYLTAGESHGPQLTAILEGVPSQFEITAETINEELARRQKGYGRGRRMQIEKDRVQILSGIRHGKTTGAPIALVVENKDWKNWTEIMGADPISEEEAEKIKKRVTRPRPGHADLNGAIKYGHRDLRNVLERSSARETTMRVAAGAVAKQLLAPFGIKIGGHVVSLGKVEAKNTHYESLEQLQQVTEASPVRCFDDEAAKRMMAEIDKAKENGDSIGGVVEVIVEGVPTGLGSHVHYDRKLDAKIAQAVMSINAFKGVEFGLGFEAGKRFGSEVHDEITWNEKDGYRRRTNNLGGFEGGMTTGMPIVVRGVMKPIPTLYKPLESVDIETKEPFAASIERTDNCALPAASVVAEAVVAWEIADAFLEKFGGDRYEEIRTAYENHAEWARTF, encoded by the coding sequence ATGCGTTACTTGACGGCAGGGGAGTCGCACGGACCGCAGCTCACGGCGATTTTGGAAGGGGTGCCTTCGCAATTTGAAATCACCGCCGAAACCATTAATGAAGAACTGGCGCGAAGACAAAAAGGGTACGGGCGCGGCCGGCGCATGCAAATCGAAAAAGACCGAGTGCAAATCTTAAGCGGCATCCGGCACGGCAAGACAACGGGTGCGCCGATCGCGCTCGTCGTGGAAAACAAAGACTGGAAAAACTGGACAGAGATTATGGGTGCGGATCCGATCAGCGAGGAAGAGGCAGAGAAGATTAAAAAGCGGGTGACGCGTCCGCGTCCCGGCCATGCCGACTTGAACGGAGCGATCAAATACGGCCATCGCGATTTGCGAAACGTGCTTGAGCGGTCATCGGCGCGAGAAACGACGATGCGTGTGGCCGCAGGGGCGGTTGCCAAGCAATTGTTGGCGCCGTTCGGCATCAAAATCGGCGGCCATGTCGTGTCGCTCGGAAAAGTCGAGGCGAAAAACACGCATTACGAAAGTCTTGAGCAGTTACAGCAAGTGACGGAAGCGTCACCGGTGCGTTGTTTTGACGATGAGGCGGCCAAGCGAATGATGGCGGAGATCGATAAAGCGAAGGAAAACGGTGATTCGATCGGCGGTGTCGTTGAAGTGATCGTCGAAGGCGTACCGACGGGGCTCGGCAGTCATGTGCATTACGATCGGAAATTGGATGCGAAAATCGCGCAGGCGGTGATGAGCATCAACGCTTTTAAAGGCGTTGAATTCGGGCTCGGGTTTGAAGCCGGGAAACGATTTGGCAGCGAAGTGCACGATGAGATTACGTGGAACGAGAAAGACGGCTACCGCCGGCGAACGAACAACCTCGGCGGTTTCGAAGGCGGGATGACGACGGGAATGCCGATCGTCGTACGCGGCGTGATGAAGCCGATTCCGACGCTGTATAAGCCGCTGGAAAGCGTGGACATTGAAACAAAGGAGCCGTTTGCAGCGAGCATTGAGCGGACGGACAATTGTGCGTTGCCGGCAGCGAGCGTCGTAGCGGAGGCAGTCGTTGCCTGGGAGATCGCAGATGCGTTTTTGGAGAAATTCGGCGGCGATCGTTATGAAGAGATCCGCACAGCGTATGAAAACCACGCGGAATGGGCGAGGACATTTTAA
- the aroB gene encoding 3-dehydroquinate synthase, whose product MEHFDVVSATKTYPVHIGPGLRHRFVEWLPKDFSTYLIVSDDIVAARYLDDVAVALKENRVHAFTVKNGEQAKSFETYYDGLTFALEKGLDRKSAVVALGGGVVGDLAGFIAATYMRGIGFIQMPTTLLAHDSSVGGKTGINHPFGKNLIGSFYPPDAVIFDTETLSTLPMEQVRSGFAEVIKHGLIRDAAMFEDLRRAIPTGEHLAAETFEHILPRSIRVKADIVASDEKELGVRAHLNFGHTLGHALEAELGYGAITHGEAVVIGMLFAMRLSEAYYLNKLPIARMTEWLQDLGYPVAIPEILDAEALLARMKRDKKAENERIRFVLMKRVGEVETVFLEDAFILRQLRIDMNDSIR is encoded by the coding sequence ATGGAGCATTTCGACGTTGTTTCGGCAACGAAGACATATCCGGTTCACATTGGCCCCGGACTGCGTCATCGGTTCGTCGAGTGGCTGCCGAAAGATTTTTCAACTTATTTGATCGTCAGCGACGATATTGTGGCCGCTCGCTATTTGGATGATGTGGCGGTCGCACTTAAAGAAAATCGGGTTCATGCGTTTACCGTCAAAAACGGGGAGCAAGCGAAGTCGTTCGAAACGTATTATGATGGACTGACCTTTGCGCTTGAAAAAGGGTTGGATCGCAAAAGCGCGGTCGTCGCTCTCGGCGGCGGCGTCGTCGGTGATTTAGCCGGTTTCATCGCAGCCACGTACATGCGCGGCATTGGTTTCATTCAAATGCCAACGACGCTTCTCGCCCACGATTCGAGCGTCGGCGGCAAAACCGGGATCAACCATCCGTTCGGCAAGAATTTGATCGGCTCGTTTTATCCGCCGGATGCCGTCATCTTTGATACCGAAACGCTTTCGACGCTTCCGATGGAACAAGTGCGTTCAGGGTTTGCCGAAGTCATTAAGCACGGGCTTATTCGTGATGCGGCAATGTTCGAGGATCTTCGTCGAGCGATCCCTACTGGCGAACATTTGGCGGCTGAAACGTTTGAGCACATTTTGCCGCGGTCGATTCGCGTCAAAGCCGACATTGTCGCCTCCGACGAGAAAGAACTCGGCGTTCGCGCCCACTTGAATTTCGGGCATACGCTCGGCCATGCCCTTGAAGCTGAACTTGGTTACGGAGCGATCACGCACGGGGAAGCAGTCGTCATTGGAATGTTATTCGCCATGCGGTTGAGTGAAGCATATTATCTTAACAAGCTTCCGATTGCTCGAATGACGGAATGGCTGCAGGATCTCGGTTATCCGGTTGCAATTCCCGAAATCCTTGATGCGGAGGCGTTGCTGGCCAGGATGAAACGTGATAAAAAAGCGGAAAACGAGCGGATTCGCTTCGTTCTCATGAAACGGGTCGGGGAAGTGGAAACCGTTTTTCTCGAGGATGCGTTCATCTTACGACAATTAAGGATTGACATGAACGATTCGATCCGCTAG